CGCTGCTGACGATGCTCGGCGAGGCGGACGAAGCCCTCGCGGAAGTCCAAGGCTACGGAGTTGTCGAGGAGCCGGGCCATGAACCTTGAGCGTTACGGTAGCTGCACGCTCGAGCAGGACGGCTGCAGCCTTTGCGGAGACACGGCGGCGCCGGTGAGGGTGTTAGGGCGCTCGGGCTCAAACGCGCTCGTCGAAGACAGGCTCGCCCAGAGGTCGGAGGTGGCGGTGGACTTCGTG
This genomic window from Deinococcota bacterium contains:
- a CDS encoding HypC/HybG/HupF family hydrogenase formation chaperone, with product MNLERYGSCTLEQDGCSLCGDTAAPVRVLGRSGSNALVEDRLAQRSEVAVDFVPDAKIGDVLLVHMGVAIARVAS